A genomic region of Microlunatus sagamiharensis contains the following coding sequences:
- a CDS encoding Mrp/NBP35 family ATP-binding protein, with translation MTSTTLDQTDDTREHPLVPRVRAALHGVNDPEIRRPITELGMVDALDVDADGRARVRVLLTVSGCPMKDTLTRDVTAAVSAVEGISGVEVDLGVMSDEQRTALRDVLKGGTPEREIPFAQPGSLTKVIAVASGKGGVGKSSVTVNLALALARRGHMVGLLDADIYGHSVPAMLGVGDAKPTAVEDMIMPVPTQGLKVISIGMLKPRRDQVVAWRGPILDRALTQMLSDVYWGDLDYLLLDLPPGTGDVAISLGQKLPNAEVLVVTTPQQAAAEVAERAGTMASMMNQRVIGVVENMAYLETTCAHCGELERHDVFGSGGGETVSDALTSRLGYRVPVLAEIPLDPRLRAGGDEGSPIVVDAPETTAAKALLDLADGIAARGRNLLGRQLGLSPV, from the coding sequence ATGACCTCGACGACGCTCGACCAGACTGACGACACCCGCGAGCACCCGCTCGTCCCTCGCGTCCGCGCCGCCCTCCACGGCGTGAACGACCCCGAGATCCGCCGGCCCATCACCGAGCTCGGGATGGTCGACGCCCTCGACGTCGACGCCGACGGCCGCGCGCGCGTACGCGTCCTGCTCACCGTCTCCGGCTGCCCCATGAAGGACACCCTGACCCGCGACGTCACCGCGGCGGTCTCCGCCGTCGAGGGCATCAGCGGGGTCGAGGTCGACCTCGGGGTCATGAGCGACGAGCAGCGCACGGCCCTGCGCGACGTCCTCAAGGGCGGGACGCCGGAGCGGGAGATCCCCTTCGCCCAGCCCGGTTCGCTGACGAAGGTCATCGCGGTCGCGTCCGGCAAGGGCGGCGTCGGCAAGTCCTCGGTGACGGTCAACCTGGCCCTCGCGCTCGCGCGCCGCGGGCACATGGTCGGCCTTCTCGACGCCGACATCTACGGGCACTCGGTGCCGGCCATGCTCGGCGTGGGCGACGCGAAGCCCACCGCGGTCGAGGACATGATCATGCCCGTCCCCACGCAGGGGCTGAAGGTCATCTCCATCGGCATGCTCAAGCCGCGCCGCGACCAGGTCGTCGCCTGGCGCGGGCCGATCCTCGACCGTGCCCTCACGCAGATGCTCTCCGACGTCTACTGGGGCGACCTCGACTACCTGCTCCTGGACCTGCCGCCCGGCACCGGCGACGTCGCCATCTCGCTGGGCCAGAAGCTGCCGAACGCCGAGGTCCTCGTCGTCACCACGCCGCAGCAGGCGGCAGCCGAGGTCGCCGAGCGCGCCGGGACGATGGCCTCGATGATGAACCAGCGTGTCATCGGCGTCGTGGAGAACATGGCCTACCTCGAGACCACCTGCGCGCACTGCGGCGAGCTGGAGCGGCACGACGTCTTCGGCTCCGGCGGCGGGGAGACCGTCTCCGACGCCCTCACCAGCCGTCTCGGCTACCGCGTCCCGGTGCTCGCCGAGATCCCGCTGGACCCGCGCCTGCGGGCCGGTGGCGACGAGGGCTCCCCGATCGTCGTCGACGCGCCCGAGACGACGGCCGCGAAGGCCCTCCTCGACCTCGCCGACGGCATCGCCGCCCGTGGCCGCAACCTCCTCGGTCGCCAGCTGGGCCTCTCGCCCGTCTGA
- a CDS encoding anti-sigma factor family protein encodes MSSSCDDLAELRSGLVDGALSAEDRERVAGHLLGCAACRADVAELRAVRDLLGRSGARTAAPSPLSDRLVSIAGDASARPWTKAFDRGGSLALPSERHRARVRALLGVIAVGAVATALGLTGWFAAPTSSLGAVADPADEAQAEFGAAAAELSVTGASLSALMLLDSLPEATQDASGVTRPERKGTSREGERDAVALLERAVGAGETTTVDGDQAVIARLDKRVVAAKVAVDTRSRQGTLVSVYDPDGSVLASSVAPPQVAATGAPSPVDLISRAYALSAQRGVEVAHRPATVVAAEDGEGHVVKRWWIDDATGVLLWQESYDDEGLSTAAGFTEVSVTPYAAVATVRTGARSITAASAAASAARLSSSGWDCSDELAGLDLLQVSTDTPTDPRSMHAVYGDGARTVSVLQRHGRLSGAPGGATWDAGMGVWRHAGAVRWATWQSGDTVYTVTTDGSPKLLSRAVSAFPHEGAVETTTLGRVREGWSRIFADLTA; translated from the coding sequence GTGAGCAGCTCCTGCGACGACCTCGCCGAGCTGCGCTCCGGTCTCGTCGACGGCGCCCTGTCCGCCGAGGACCGGGAGCGGGTCGCCGGCCACCTGCTCGGCTGCGCCGCCTGCCGCGCCGACGTGGCGGAGCTGCGGGCCGTCCGTGACCTGCTGGGCCGCAGCGGCGCCCGTACGGCGGCCCCCTCGCCGCTGTCCGACCGGCTCGTGAGCATCGCCGGCGACGCGTCCGCACGGCCCTGGACCAAGGCCTTCGACCGCGGCGGCTCCCTCGCCCTGCCCTCCGAGCGGCACCGGGCCCGCGTCCGCGCGCTGCTCGGGGTCATCGCGGTCGGCGCCGTCGCGACGGCGCTCGGCCTGACCGGCTGGTTCGCGGCGCCGACCAGCAGCCTGGGGGCCGTGGCCGACCCGGCCGACGAGGCGCAGGCCGAGTTCGGCGCCGCGGCGGCCGAGCTGTCGGTCACCGGGGCCTCGCTCAGCGCCCTGATGCTGCTCGACTCGCTGCCCGAGGCCACCCAGGACGCGTCCGGGGTCACCCGGCCCGAGCGGAAGGGGACCAGCCGCGAGGGCGAGCGCGACGCGGTCGCCCTGCTCGAGCGCGCCGTCGGTGCCGGCGAGACCACGACCGTCGACGGCGACCAGGCGGTCATCGCCCGTCTCGACAAGCGCGTCGTCGCCGCCAAGGTGGCCGTCGACACCCGCAGCCGCCAGGGCACCCTGGTCAGCGTCTACGACCCCGACGGGTCGGTGCTGGCGAGCTCGGTCGCCCCGCCGCAGGTCGCGGCCACCGGGGCCCCGTCCCCGGTCGACCTCATCTCCCGGGCGTACGCGCTGTCCGCCCAGCGCGGGGTCGAGGTGGCGCACCGCCCAGCGACCGTCGTCGCCGCGGAGGACGGCGAGGGCCACGTCGTCAAGCGGTGGTGGATCGACGACGCCACCGGCGTGCTGCTGTGGCAGGAGAGCTACGACGACGAGGGCCTCAGCACCGCCGCCGGCTTCACCGAGGTCTCCGTGACCCCGTACGCGGCCGTCGCGACGGTGCGGACCGGTGCGCGGTCGATCACCGCCGCGTCGGCCGCGGCGAGCGCCGCGCGGCTGAGCAGCTCCGGGTGGGACTGCAGCGACGAGCTGGCCGGCCTCGACCTGCTCCAGGTCAGCACGGACACCCCGACGGACCCGCGGTCGATGCACGCGGTCTACGGCGACGGCGCGCGCACGGTGAGCGTCCTGCAGCGCCACGGCCGCCTGAGCGGCGCGCCCGGCGGGGCGACCTGGGACGCGGGCATGGGCGTCTGGCGCCACGCCGGTGCGGTGCGCTGGGCGACGTGGCAGTCGGGCGACACCGTCTACACCGTCACCACCGACGGCTCGCCCAAGCTCCTGAGCCGGGCGGTCTCCGCCTTCCCGCACGAGGGTGCGGTCGAGACGACTACCCTGGGCCGCGTGCGCGAGGGCTGGTCGAGGATCTTCGCCGATCTGACGGCCTGA
- a CDS encoding twin-arginine translocase TatA/TatE family subunit, producing the protein MTPLLLDINGPEFALLLVLAVILFGPERLPDLARKAARLVSFLRATANNAQQQLTKELGPEFQNLDFRDLNPRSFIQKNLLDNSVVADVKAEIAGVGETLSESQDSLRKSIDGAKDVSPGGPADAMAAATPARTPYDSEAT; encoded by the coding sequence GTGACCCCACTGCTGCTCGACATCAACGGCCCGGAGTTCGCGCTGCTCCTGGTCCTCGCGGTCATCCTCTTCGGCCCGGAACGGCTGCCCGACCTGGCCCGCAAGGCCGCGCGCCTGGTGAGCTTCCTGCGCGCCACCGCCAACAACGCCCAGCAGCAGCTGACCAAGGAGCTCGGCCCCGAGTTCCAGAACCTCGACTTCCGCGACCTCAACCCGCGCTCGTTCATCCAGAAGAACCTGCTCGACAACTCCGTCGTCGCCGACGTCAAGGCCGAGATCGCCGGGGTGGGGGAGACGCTCTCGGAGTCGCAGGACTCGCTGCGCAAGTCCATCGACGGCGCCAAGGACGTGAGCCCGGGCGGCCCGGCGGACGCCATGGCCGCCGCCACCCCCGCGCGGACGCCGTACGACTCGGAGGCGACCTAG
- a CDS encoding biotin/lipoyl-binding carrier protein, producing MSHTVVAELVAAVLKVEVEVGQSVAADDAVVILESMKMEIPVLAEVAGTVTEIVVEDGDVVNDGDPLVVITPA from the coding sequence ATGAGCCACACCGTCGTCGCCGAGCTCGTCGCGGCCGTCCTGAAGGTCGAGGTCGAGGTCGGGCAGAGCGTCGCGGCCGACGACGCCGTGGTCATCCTCGAGTCGATGAAGATGGAGATCCCCGTCCTCGCCGAGGTGGCCGGCACGGTCACCGAGATCGTGGTCGAGGACGGCGACGTGGTCAACGACGGCGACCCGCTCGTCGTGATCACGCCCGCCTGA
- a CDS encoding VOC family protein, whose product MSDDHGGVARVGYQDLCVDVTDLEAGAAFLGPLLGLEVQRRRDAVLLLGDDEPRHAVWLNLVSEPRTAKNRVHLDVDVAAVEDVTAAGARVLDASQPWTVLTQAQAGELCAFVRPAERLRPYRLYELVVDCDDPRGLGTWWAERFGVELQDDGEVVWLPGGPDGVPAAGSGLPWELVFAGVPERKRVKNRVHFDVVGTASELLDAGATLLRARDDEISWDVLADPEGNEFCVFAPEDAEEG is encoded by the coding sequence TTGTCCGACGATCATGGTGGCGTCGCGCGCGTCGGCTACCAGGACCTCTGCGTCGACGTCACCGACCTCGAGGCCGGCGCCGCCTTCCTCGGCCCGCTGCTCGGGCTCGAGGTGCAGAGGCGGCGTGACGCGGTGCTGCTCCTCGGTGACGACGAACCGCGCCACGCCGTCTGGCTGAACCTCGTGAGCGAGCCGCGCACGGCCAAGAACCGCGTGCACCTGGACGTGGACGTGGCGGCCGTCGAGGACGTGACGGCGGCGGGCGCGCGGGTGCTCGACGCCTCGCAGCCCTGGACCGTGCTGACGCAGGCCCAGGCCGGCGAGCTGTGCGCCTTCGTCCGGCCGGCCGAGCGGCTGCGGCCCTACCGGCTCTACGAGCTCGTCGTCGACTGCGACGACCCGCGCGGTCTGGGCACGTGGTGGGCGGAGCGGTTCGGGGTGGAGCTGCAGGACGACGGGGAGGTGGTCTGGCTGCCCGGCGGTCCCGACGGCGTCCCCGCGGCCGGCAGCGGTCTGCCGTGGGAGCTGGTCTTCGCCGGCGTCCCCGAACGCAAGCGGGTCAAGAACCGGGTGCACTTCGACGTCGTCGGAACGGCCTCCGAGCTCCTCGACGCCGGCGCCACGCTGCTGCGCGCCCGCGACGACGAGATCTCCTGGGACGTGCTCGCCGATCCCGAGGGCAACGAGTTCTGCGTCTTCGCCCCGGAGGACGCCGAGGAGGGCTGA
- the dapA gene encoding 4-hydroxy-tetrahydrodipicolinate synthase has protein sequence MAAPAGPPFGRLLSAMVTPFAPDGSVDLDAAATLAQRLVDDRHDGLVVNGTGGEAPTTTDAEKADLVRAVVDAVGDRVHVVAGIGTNDTAHTLELAAAAEKAGADGLLLVTPYYSKPPQAGLLEHFRTVADATGVPVMLYDIPHRAGTAIATDTLLRLAEHPRIVAVKDAKGDLAASSRVMAESDLAYYSGEDALTLPMLAVGGVGVVGTSTHFCGPQMRALIDAALAGDHAEALRLHRQLLPILTGIFATQGVILVKAGLELQGRGVGGVRLPMVAATTEERAALARALDAAGLPSGPEAPAS, from the coding sequence ATGGCTGCGCCCGCTGGTCCGCCCTTCGGACGGCTGCTGTCCGCGATGGTGACGCCGTTCGCGCCGGACGGTTCTGTCGACCTGGACGCGGCGGCGACGCTCGCGCAGCGGCTGGTCGACGACCGCCACGACGGGCTCGTGGTCAACGGCACCGGCGGCGAGGCGCCCACGACGACCGACGCCGAGAAGGCCGACCTCGTCCGGGCCGTGGTCGACGCGGTCGGCGACCGGGTGCACGTCGTGGCCGGCATCGGCACCAACGACACCGCGCACACCCTCGAGCTCGCGGCCGCCGCGGAGAAGGCCGGCGCCGACGGGCTGCTGCTCGTCACGCCGTACTACTCCAAGCCCCCGCAGGCCGGGCTCCTCGAGCACTTCCGCACCGTGGCCGACGCCACCGGCGTGCCGGTGATGCTCTACGACATCCCGCACCGCGCCGGCACCGCGATCGCCACCGACACCCTGCTGCGCCTCGCCGAGCACCCGCGCATCGTCGCGGTCAAGGACGCCAAGGGCGACCTGGCCGCCTCCTCGCGGGTGATGGCCGAGTCCGACCTCGCGTACTACTCGGGCGAGGACGCGCTCACGCTGCCGATGCTCGCCGTGGGCGGGGTCGGCGTCGTGGGCACCTCGACCCACTTCTGCGGCCCGCAGATGCGCGCCCTCATCGATGCCGCCCTGGCCGGCGACCACGCCGAGGCGCTGCGCCTGCACCGGCAGCTGCTGCCGATCCTCACCGGCATCTTCGCCACCCAGGGCGTGATCCTGGTCAAGGCGGGCCTGGAGCTCCAGGGCCGCGGCGTCGGCGGCGTACGGCTGCCGATGGTCGCGGCGACCACCGAGGAGCGGGCGGCCCTCGCCCGGGCGCTCGACGCGGCCGGGCTGCCGTCGGGACCCGAGGCTCCGGCCTCCTGA
- a CDS encoding magnesium transporter MgtE N-terminal domain-containing protein, with the protein MASPTSSTIFVSRIRGLPVLDLSGDQVGRLRDVVVQRRAGLLAPRVKGLVVELFARHRIFIPMVRTSSIDAVQVVITGVVNTRRFERRDSETLVTDDLFDLTVDRLDHSGKAVIFDVAMQPVRSQDWELSKVALRATGPVRRFGRPGAVTIVDWRDIRLPGTTVGQGTEQMLAHLEDMKAADVARELHEMSPERRVEVASALDDTKLADAIEELPEDEQVALISSLDTDRAADVLEEMDPDDAADLINELSDDMAERLLQRMEPDEARDVRRLLSYSEFTAGGMMTPEPVVLPPDATVADALARIREPTLTPALACMAYVCRAPLETPTGRYIGAVHFQRLLREPPSTLVSALVDTDIEPVSVDAGLHAVSRYFATYNLVNAPVVDSAHRLIGAITVDDVLDHALPADWRGNQLDAPIEEATGIGQIPPVRPLDEAVSRGQG; encoded by the coding sequence GTGGCGTCCCCGACCTCGAGCACGATCTTCGTCTCACGCATCCGTGGCCTGCCGGTCCTCGACCTGTCGGGCGACCAGGTGGGACGGCTGCGCGACGTCGTCGTGCAGCGACGGGCGGGCCTGCTCGCACCGCGGGTGAAGGGCCTGGTGGTCGAGCTCTTCGCCCGGCACCGGATCTTCATCCCGATGGTGCGCACGTCGAGCATCGACGCGGTGCAGGTGGTGATCACCGGGGTCGTGAACACCCGCCGCTTCGAGCGGCGCGACTCCGAGACGTTGGTGACCGACGACCTCTTCGACCTGACCGTCGACCGCTTGGACCACAGCGGCAAGGCCGTGATCTTCGACGTCGCCATGCAGCCGGTGCGCTCCCAGGACTGGGAGCTGTCGAAGGTGGCGCTGCGGGCGACCGGCCCGGTCCGGCGCTTCGGCCGCCCCGGTGCGGTGACGATCGTCGACTGGCGCGACATCCGCCTGCCCGGCACGACGGTCGGCCAGGGCACCGAGCAGATGCTGGCCCACCTGGAGGACATGAAGGCCGCCGACGTCGCGCGCGAGCTGCACGAGATGTCGCCCGAGCGCCGGGTCGAGGTCGCCTCCGCCCTCGACGACACCAAGCTGGCCGACGCGATCGAGGAGCTGCCCGAGGACGAGCAGGTCGCGCTGATCAGCTCGCTCGACACCGACCGCGCGGCGGACGTGCTCGAGGAGATGGATCCCGACGACGCGGCGGACCTGATCAACGAGCTGAGCGACGACATGGCCGAGCGGCTGCTGCAGCGGATGGAGCCCGACGAGGCCCGCGACGTGCGCCGGCTGCTCAGCTACAGCGAGTTCACCGCGGGCGGCATGATGACGCCGGAGCCGGTGGTCCTGCCGCCCGACGCGACGGTCGCCGACGCCCTGGCCCGCATCCGCGAGCCCACCCTGACCCCGGCGCTGGCGTGCATGGCGTACGTGTGCCGCGCACCCCTGGAGACGCCGACCGGGCGCTACATCGGCGCCGTCCACTTCCAGCGGCTGCTGCGCGAGCCACCCTCGACGCTGGTGTCCGCGCTGGTGGACACCGACATCGAGCCGGTCAGCGTCGACGCCGGCCTGCACGCGGTCAGCCGCTACTTCGCCACGTACAACCTGGTCAACGCCCCCGTGGTCGACTCCGCGCACCGCCTCATCGGCGCGATCACCGTCGACGACGTCCTCGACCACGCGCTGCCCGCCGACTGGCGGGGCAACCAGCTCGACGCGCCGATCGAGGAGGCCACCGGCATCGGCCAGATCCCGCCCGTCCGCCCGCTCGACGAGGCGGTGAGCCGTGGCCAGGGCTGA
- the sigE gene encoding RNA polymerase sigma factor SigE translates to MEWQPPSWEEIVRDHSARVFRLAYRLTGNAHDAEDLTQDVFVRVFRSLHRFQPGTFEGWLHRITTNLFLDGARRRQKIRFDGLAEGSDDRMASSWPNPSQQLDDADLDHDVAAALAALAPTFRAAVVLCDIEGLTYEEISDVLDLKIGTVRSRIHRGRARLREALAHRRPTLEHTRYLGVDAEPGQRVVTDEEVTSGRAAAGAW, encoded by the coding sequence GTGGAGTGGCAGCCGCCGAGCTGGGAGGAGATCGTCCGCGACCACAGCGCCCGCGTCTTCCGCCTCGCCTACCGCCTCACCGGCAACGCGCACGACGCCGAGGACCTGACCCAGGACGTGTTCGTCCGGGTCTTCCGCTCCCTGCACCGCTTCCAGCCCGGCACCTTCGAGGGCTGGCTGCACCGCATCACCACGAACCTCTTCCTGGACGGTGCCCGGCGCCGCCAGAAGATCCGTTTCGACGGGCTCGCCGAGGGCAGCGACGACCGCATGGCCAGCTCCTGGCCGAACCCCTCGCAGCAGCTCGACGACGCCGACCTCGACCACGACGTGGCGGCCGCGCTCGCCGCGCTCGCGCCGACCTTCCGCGCCGCCGTCGTCCTGTGCGACATCGAGGGGCTCACCTACGAGGAGATCAGCGACGTCCTCGACCTCAAGATCGGCACGGTCCGCAGCCGGATCCACCGCGGCCGCGCCCGGCTGCGCGAGGCCCTGGCGCACCGGCGCCCCACGCTGGAGCACACCCGCTACCTCGGCGTCGACGCCGAGCCCGGCCAGCGCGTCGTGACCGACGAGGAGGTCACCTCCGGGCGGGCTGCGGCGGGCGCCTGGTGA
- a CDS encoding DUF1540 domain-containing protein gives MTTTLEMPQVHDCSATACAYNDDGCHAFAISMNSDAGCATFLSLNDKGGLDVVAQVGACQRSDCRFNESLECRAPSVRVGPSGTSGADCLSYQAA, from the coding sequence ATGACCACGACGCTCGAGATGCCCCAGGTCCACGACTGCTCGGCGACGGCCTGCGCCTACAACGACGACGGCTGCCACGCCTTCGCCATCAGCATGAACTCCGACGCCGGGTGCGCGACGTTCCTCTCCCTCAACGACAAGGGCGGCCTCGACGTCGTCGCCCAGGTCGGCGCGTGCCAGCGCAGCGACTGCCGGTTCAACGAGTCGCTCGAGTGCCGCGCCCCCTCGGTCAGGGTCGGCCCGTCCGGCACCTCGGGCGCCGACTGCCTGTCCTACCAGGCCGCCTGA
- a CDS encoding cyclase family protein, with protein sequence MTTTRPTARPAVSRRTVIAAGLTAAGSAALTPVRADAAPGQGSWAPRSIPPGYQQVDPRTADRVPLTLSLRDGVPLYPGDPAFTWEVADDTRTPAHDDGGYLLERITSLGTHTASHVSAPVHFIIGGKRLDQLDEDFTLMPLAVVDVRRRIATDGPDFLVGRDDLRDWERRHGRIPPRGCVLLLTGYASLFSEGTGPDSPYVTTPAPGFSGGAVDWLFDARSVLATGADTLGPDATADEALQATTRTLLHGGVTLENVGPGLARLRPHGDWIAVNGNRPAFSGFQTGFTGFTTARHR encoded by the coding sequence GTGACCACCACACGACCGACCGCACGCCCGGCCGTGAGCCGCCGCACCGTGATCGCCGCCGGCCTCACGGCCGCCGGCAGCGCGGCCCTCACCCCGGTCCGGGCGGACGCCGCGCCCGGTCAGGGCTCGTGGGCCCCGCGGAGCATCCCGCCCGGCTACCAGCAGGTCGACCCGCGGACCGCCGACCGCGTGCCCCTCACCCTGTCGCTGCGCGACGGCGTGCCGCTCTACCCGGGCGACCCCGCCTTCACGTGGGAGGTCGCGGACGACACCCGGACGCCGGCCCACGACGACGGCGGCTACCTCCTGGAGCGCATCACCAGCCTGGGCACCCACACCGCCAGTCACGTCTCCGCCCCGGTGCACTTCATCATCGGCGGCAAGCGCCTCGACCAGCTGGACGAGGACTTCACCCTCATGCCGCTCGCGGTCGTCGACGTCCGCCGCCGCATCGCGACGGACGGCCCCGACTTCCTCGTCGGTCGCGACGACCTGCGCGACTGGGAGCGCCGGCACGGGCGCATCCCGCCGCGCGGGTGCGTGCTCCTGCTCACCGGCTACGCGTCGCTCTTCTCGGAGGGGACCGGTCCGGACTCCCCGTACGTGACGACGCCGGCGCCGGGGTTCTCGGGCGGTGCGGTCGACTGGCTCTTCGACGCCCGCTCGGTCCTGGCCACGGGGGCCGACACCCTCGGTCCTGACGCCACGGCCGACGAGGCCCTGCAGGCCACCACCCGCACCCTGCTCCACGGGGGCGTCACCCTCGAGAACGTCGGGCCCGGGCTCGCGCGCCTGCGCCCGCACGGCGACTGGATCGCCGTCAACGGCAACCGGCCGGCGTTCAGCGGCTTCCAGACCGGCTTCACGGGCTTCACGACCGCTCGGCACCGCTGA
- a CDS encoding S1C family serine protease, translating into MADGPAPDRASAPRVPDTRATPWSPPHAAEQAPAAYHWPFGEPVSAPEPPRSPRRRAGGTAGVIALAAVTALLVGGGAGFGAARLSERPASTSVSDPAPSEPAPAPVPSGETTTTVEVARRALPGTVMIEVRGSGEQGTGSGFVLDREGHIMTNNHVVAGAADGARLRVVFSDGRRTSATLVGRSPSYDLAVIKVDADERLRPLETGDSSSARVGATVVAVGSPLGLPGTVTQGIVSAVDRPVTVNESGSADAPTAYIDGIQTDAPINPGNSGGPLVDASARVVGVNSAILTLGSGQGQAGNIGIGFAIPINQARTIGDLLVKDGRATYPVVGVQLRETSRGVELSSVEAGGAARKAGLRAGDLVSSVDERRVTTREELVVAVRTHRPGEVVRFGYTRDGAKTETDVTLGGKVG; encoded by the coding sequence ATGGCCGACGGTCCGGCCCCGGACCGGGCGAGCGCGCCCCGCGTCCCGGACACCCGTGCGACGCCCTGGTCTCCGCCGCACGCCGCCGAGCAGGCGCCCGCCGCGTACCACTGGCCCTTCGGCGAACCCGTCAGCGCTCCCGAGCCGCCCCGGTCGCCCCGTCGCCGTGCGGGGGGCACCGCCGGGGTGATCGCCCTGGCCGCGGTGACCGCGCTGCTCGTCGGCGGCGGTGCCGGCTTCGGCGCGGCCCGGCTCTCCGAGCGCCCGGCCTCGACGTCCGTCAGCGACCCCGCGCCCTCCGAACCGGCACCCGCACCGGTACCGTCCGGCGAGACCACCACCACCGTGGAGGTCGCCCGCCGCGCGCTGCCGGGCACGGTGATGATCGAGGTGCGCGGGTCGGGCGAGCAGGGCACGGGCTCCGGCTTCGTGCTCGACCGCGAGGGGCACATCATGACGAACAACCACGTGGTCGCCGGCGCGGCCGACGGCGCCCGGCTGCGCGTGGTCTTCTCCGACGGTCGCCGCACGAGCGCGACGCTCGTCGGCCGCAGCCCGTCCTACGACCTCGCCGTGATCAAGGTCGACGCCGACGAGCGCCTCCGCCCCCTCGAGACCGGCGACTCCTCGTCGGCCCGGGTCGGGGCGACCGTGGTCGCCGTGGGCTCGCCGCTGGGGCTGCCCGGCACGGTCACGCAGGGGATCGTGTCCGCGGTCGACCGGCCGGTCACGGTGAACGAGTCGGGCAGCGCGGACGCGCCGACGGCGTACATCGACGGCATCCAGACCGACGCGCCGATCAACCCGGGCAACTCCGGCGGTCCGCTCGTCGACGCCTCGGCCCGCGTCGTCGGCGTCAACTCCGCGATCCTCACGCTCGGCTCCGGCCAGGGCCAGGCGGGCAACATCGGCATCGGCTTCGCCATCCCGATCAACCAGGCCCGCACCATCGGCGACCTCCTGGTCAAGGACGGCAGGGCGACGTACCCCGTCGTCGGCGTGCAGCTGCGCGAGACCTCGCGCGGCGTGGAGCTGTCGAGCGTCGAGGCCGGCGGCGCCGCGCGCAAGGCGGGCCTGCGCGCCGGTGACCTGGTCTCCAGCGTCGACGAGCGGCGCGTGACGACCCGCGAGGAGCTGGTCGTCGCGGTCCGCACCCACCGCCCCGGCGAGGTCGTGCGCTTCGGCTACACGCGCGACGGGGCCAAGACCGAGACCGACGTGACGCTCGGTGGGAAGGTGGGCTGA
- a CDS encoding O-methyltransferase has protein sequence MPTSAQSAPAAASWVFAEDFVPEGDAAAQARVEAEPLGVEPLSRGTVSALTFLAAAVQARAVVEIGTGTGQSGLALFAGMQPDGILTSVDLEADHQRQARRAFSSVGIASQRFRLIAGDALTVLPKLSDGAYDLVLVAGDTLEYRDYVEQGLRLLRHGGLLVVTHTLQGGRTADSSQDDDDTLAVRFALDAVTENEDLVAALLPVGDGLLAAVKR, from the coding sequence ATCCCCACCTCTGCGCAGTCGGCGCCCGCGGCCGCCTCCTGGGTGTTCGCCGAGGACTTCGTGCCCGAGGGCGACGCCGCCGCGCAGGCGCGTGTGGAGGCCGAGCCGCTGGGCGTCGAGCCGCTGAGCCGGGGCACCGTGTCGGCCCTGACCTTCCTCGCCGCGGCGGTCCAGGCCCGCGCGGTCGTCGAGATCGGCACCGGCACGGGTCAGTCGGGCCTGGCGCTCTTCGCGGGCATGCAGCCCGACGGCATCCTCACCAGTGTCGACCTCGAGGCCGACCACCAGCGCCAGGCGCGGAGGGCCTTCAGCTCCGTCGGCATCGCCAGCCAGCGGTTCCGGCTGATCGCCGGCGACGCGCTCACCGTCCTGCCCAAGCTGAGCGACGGCGCGTACGACCTCGTCCTGGTCGCGGGCGACACCCTCGAGTACCGCGACTACGTCGAGCAGGGCCTGCGGCTCCTGCGCCACGGCGGGCTGCTCGTCGTCACGCACACGCTGCAGGGCGGGCGTACGGCCGACTCCTCGCAGGACGACGACGACACCCTCGCGGTGCGCTTCGCGCTCGACGCGGTCACCGAGAACGAGGACCTCGTCGCGGCGCTCCTGCCGGTGGGTGACGGCCTGCTCGCCGCGGTCAAGCGCTGA